The genomic interval GTCGGGGCGGGCGGCGAGCCATTTTTCCGCCTCGTCCGGGCGGCGGACGGAGGGGTTCCACAGGGGCCACCGCTCGTCGCCGTGGTGGTGGTCCAGGAGAGTGCGGAAGAGGGTATAGGCGGGCAGCCACGCGCTCTCCTGGCGGAATTTCTCCCATTCCCGCCGCAGGGGTTCTTCCCCGGCCGCCTGGAAGTGGGCGAAGGCCAGGCGGAGCAGCTCCAGCTTCAGCCGCTTGACGCGAGGGTAGTCGACGGCGGGGCCGTCCAACTCCTGGCGGACTTCCAGGTGGGCCAGGGCCTGGAGGTGTTCTTCCAGAAGGCCGGGCACCTCGTCCGGCGTCATGCGCAGGAGGGCCGGCTCCAGGGCCACGGAGCTGATCGCGTTATAGGGGCTGTTGTCGCCGCCGGTTTCGTTGATAGGGAGGATCTGGAGCCAGCGGAACTTCTGCACGGCGCAGAAATCGATGGCGGCGCGCATCGAGACGGAGTCGCCGATGCCCAGGTCGCCCACTTCCCGCAGGGCGAAGGCCGGAACCAGGATGCCGGCTGCTTTTTCAGAGAGAGAAGGCATGAACCGGCAACCTAGTCTAGCCCAGGCCATTTTTCAACTGGCGCGATCCCTTCTCCGGTCCCAGAATAATCCTCCCCATGGAAGCCAAACCGCTCCGCCCGAAGGAAGGCCTCTTCGTCCTCCACCTTTTCTACACCATCGACCGCCTAGTCTGGCAGAACGTTCCCCTGCCGGAGCGGCAGGCCAATTGGGACCGCCTCCAGCGGATCATCGAGGAGGCCGCCGCCGCCGACCAAGGCCAGGTCGTCACCTGCGCCATGATCGCCCGGGCCGACATCGGCTTCATGCTCCTGGGAGCCGATCTCCATTCCCTTCAACGGATCGAGAAGCAGATCGCCGCCTCCCTCGGCGCGGGCGTTCTTAAGCCGGTTTTCACCTTCTTCTCCCTCACGGAGCGGTCCGAATACACCCAGACGGAGGAGGAATACCAGATGGAGCTGCAGGCCCGGGGCGTCGTCCCCGCCAGCCCCGATTACGAGGGGAAAATGGAGGCCTTCCGCCAGCGCATCGCCCACTACACGGAGGCCCGCCTCTACCCGAAGCTGCCCGATTGGGAATTCTTCGCCTTTTATCCCATGCTCAAGCGCCGCGACGGCGGGGACAACTGGTACACCATTCCCCACACCCTGCGGAAAAAGCTGATGCTGGGCCACGCCGCCGTGGGCCGCACCTACAGCGGCCGGGTCCAGCAGCTGGTCACCGGCGCCACCGGCCTGGACGATTGGGAATGGGGCGTCACCCTCTTTGCCCACGATCCCTACGACGTGAAATCGATCGTCTACGAGATGCGCTTTGACGAAGTCAGTTCCCGCTACGGCGGCTTCGGCGCCTTCTACACCGGCCTTGTCCTGCCCCTGGCGGAGATTTGGAAGCGGCTCGACCTCGAATAGGGAAAAGAGGTAGTCTTTTTTCATGGATCCGGCCCCGCTCCCCCTCGACCGCAAGCCGCCCTGGCTCCGGGCCAAAATCCCCGGCGGCGCGGCTTATGCGGAAGTGCGCCAGATCGTCGACCAGCGGCGCCTCCACACCGTT from Verrucomicrobium sp. carries:
- a CDS encoding chlorite dismutase family protein; its protein translation is MEAKPLRPKEGLFVLHLFYTIDRLVWQNVPLPERQANWDRLQRIIEEAAAADQGQVVTCAMIARADIGFMLLGADLHSLQRIEKQIAASLGAGVLKPVFTFFSLTERSEYTQTEEEYQMELQARGVVPASPDYEGKMEAFRQRIAHYTEARLYPKLPDWEFFAFYPMLKRRDGGDNWYTIPHTLRKKLMLGHAAVGRTYSGRVQQLVTGATGLDDWEWGVTLFAHDPYDVKSIVYEMRFDEVSSRYGGFGAFYTGLVLPLAEIWKRLDLE